From the genome of Bacteroidota bacterium:
CGATCTTATTGTCGTGTTCATTTGCTGCTTCCATTTTATAGTTGCTGTCTACGCGGCGAAGTATAACTTTCATGATCTCATTTCCTTTTTTTTGAAATATACGAAAGAATGTTGAGAATCCATTTCAAAATATTCAAAAAATCTGGAACGTGAACAAACAAAATGATGTTCAATGATATAACGAGAAAAAATGTCGCTATATATTGCGTTGATTTTTCAGATACCTTTCTCTACTTTGGGTTCGCATAAAAAAGGAGTACGCATGGAATCTCTTTCAAATGAATTGATTTGGTTTTTATTCGGTCTAGTGTTAATGCTTGGTGAGATCGTTACACCGGGATTTGTGCTTATTTTCTTCGGCGTCGGGGCGTGGTTGATAGCACTGTTACTCTGGCTGGGTGTCTCAATAAGTTTCACAACGCAATTGTTCGTCTTCTTGGTTGCATCCATCGTGTCGCTGATATTATTCCGAAAATATGGAAGCAAATATTCTCACGGAAAAGTTGTCCGACCGGATTCCGGAAGCTCCATTGATGATGTGAAAGGGGAGAGAGCCGTTGTACTGTATGATATTCAGCCGAGGACCGGCGGCAAAGTGGAATTTCACGGAACATTATGGAATGCAGAATCCGACGTTGCCATCAGCAAAGGTGCTTCAGTTGAAGTGCTTGAACGAAATAATCTCACGCTCAAAGTAAAACCAATCCAGTAAAAGGAGTTGTACAATGGAAGTCTATATTCTGTTAGGTCTCATTCTTTTTGCATTTATTCTTCTTGGAAAAACGGCTCGAGTGGTACCGCAAAAAACAATCTTCATTGTTGAACGGTTAGGAAAATACAGTGCTACGCTAGATGCCGGATTTCATATTTTGATACCATTTATTGACCGGGTTGCCTACAGACATTCAATGAAAGAAATGGTCATTGATGTTCCACCGCAAGGATGTATCACA
Proteins encoded in this window:
- a CDS encoding NfeD family protein; this encodes MESLSNELIWFLFGLVLMLGEIVTPGFVLIFFGVGAWLIALLLWLGVSISFTTQLFVFLVASIVSLILFRKYGSKYSHGKVVRPDSGSSIDDVKGERAVVLYDIQPRTGGKVEFHGTLWNAESDVAISKGASVEVLERNNLTLKVKPIQ